In Methanobacteriaceae archaeon, the following are encoded in one genomic region:
- the thiC gene encoding phosphomethylpyrimidine synthase yields MTQLYQAGKGQITDEIRKVAEYECMDVQKLTKRVAKGHVVIPKNQNRKTNPCGIGKGLTTKINANLGSSPELENVNLEVKKAKLAVEYGADALMDLSTGPKFREVRKAIMQSTSAPLGTVPIYQAGVTASKKRGAVVNMDEDDMFEAIEQQAREGVDFMTVHSGITLDTVEKVKRSQRLMGVVSRGGAFLCAWILHNQEENPLYKNYDYLLEIAREHDVTLSLGDGLRPGCLADASDIPQIGELLILGGLVKRAREAGVQVMVEGPGHVPLNQVEANMQIQKTVCKGAPFYVLGPIVTDLAPGYDHITSAIGGALAAKAGADFLCYVTPSEHLSIPGLQDVKEGVIASKIAAQAADVANGHKVAWKKELDMANARRNFDWEKQYQLAFDPEKPRKCRERKPTPESDMCSMCGEYCALRMVRDNL; encoded by the coding sequence GTGACTCAGTTGTACCAAGCTGGCAAAGGCCAGATCACAGACGAAATACGGAAAGTAGCAGAATATGAATGCATGGATGTTCAGAAACTCACAAAAAGAGTTGCTAAAGGTCATGTGGTGATTCCCAAAAATCAAAACCGGAAAACCAATCCTTGTGGCATAGGAAAGGGACTCACCACCAAGATAAACGCCAATCTGGGTTCATCACCAGAACTGGAAAATGTGAACTTGGAGGTTAAAAAAGCCAAATTGGCAGTGGAATACGGTGCTGATGCCTTGATGGATTTATCCACCGGACCTAAATTCAGGGAGGTTCGAAAAGCAATCATGCAATCTACCAGCGCACCCTTAGGAACTGTACCTATATACCAGGCAGGGGTCACTGCTTCCAAAAAGAGGGGGGCGGTGGTTAATATGGATGAAGATGACATGTTCGAGGCCATTGAACAACAGGCTCGTGAAGGCGTGGACTTTATGACTGTGCACAGTGGCATCACACTGGATACAGTGGAAAAGGTAAAAAGGTCACAAAGATTAATGGGGGTTGTAAGTAGAGGAGGTGCTTTTTTATGTGCCTGGATACTTCATAATCAGGAGGAAAATCCGTTATATAAAAATTATGATTATCTCTTGGAAATTGCACGAGAACATGATGTAACCCTCTCCCTGGGTGATGGTCTCCGCCCAGGATGTCTGGCTGATGCTTCAGACATACCTCAAATTGGTGAACTCCTAATACTGGGGGGTCTGGTAAAAAGAGCCAGAGAAGCAGGAGTACAGGTAATGGTGGAAGGTCCGGGGCATGTGCCCTTAAACCAGGTGGAAGCCAACATGCAAATACAGAAGACAGTGTGTAAAGGTGCTCCTTTCTATGTTTTAGGGCCCATTGTAACTGATCTGGCTCCAGGGTATGATCACATCACCTCTGCCATTGGGGGAGCTCTTGCAGCAAAAGCAGGGGCGGATTTCCTCTGTTACGTCACCCCATCGGAACACCTATCCATACCCGGACTTCAAGATGTTAAAGAAGGAGTTATAGCATCTAAAATAGCTGCACAGGCTGCTGATGTGGCTAATGGTCATAAAGTGGCTTGGAAAAAGGAGCTGGATATGGCCAATGCTCGCAGGAATTTTGACTGGGAAAAACAGTACCAGCTGGCATTTGATCCTGAAAAACCCAGAAAGTGTCGTGAAAGGAAACCAACACCTGAAAGTGATATGTGTAGCATGTGTGGAGAATACTGCGCACTGAGAATGGTAAGAGATAATCTATAA
- a CDS encoding glutaredoxin family protein — translation MPMKHVDGQNKGKVVLYALSTCGWCKKTRMLLEDLKVEYDYIYVDLLAGEEKQDIIEQVKKWNPQLSFPTLVFNDEESIVGFNEDKVKEMLG, via the coding sequence ATGCCCATGAAGCATGTAGATGGTCAAAATAAGGGTAAAGTGGTTCTTTATGCCCTAAGCACTTGTGGATGGTGTAAAAAAACTCGAATGTTACTGGAAGATCTGAAAGTAGAATATGATTATATCTATGTGGATCTTCTTGCCGGTGAGGAGAAACAGGACATCATTGAACAGGTAAAGAAATGGAACCCTCAACTATCCTTCCCAACCCTAGTCTTCAATGATGAAGAATCTATCGTTGGATTCAATGAGGATAAAGTAAAGGAGATGCTGGGATGA
- a CDS encoding UPF0104 family protein, whose translation MKRYYVFLVSILLLVLLVIWIGPQQMWEVIKSANPWLILLAVFIHLFVVWVRSLRWGYIINQPWEFKKNFIVKIIGLFAGNFTPMRSGGEVLTAVAGKKINEITLSEGLSAGLTERFFDGFIVAVLLITCAFLLPKVRLIAILGGLASIGLLILIYLINWREDTSLWIYNRFHSIIRFLPISEEVVENFYHKFTQGLRGMIEYTQSFSSFKNLSIVFILTAASWIFECARLYVVFMAFDVEIGFAAIIIIFLLANIIGIVSALPGGIGSIELSLTGLFVLFGVPSALGGSIAMVDRLASFWLTTVLGIIFSAYYAHDILDEIKGYTIGLKRSGR comes from the coding sequence TTGAAAAGGTACTATGTTTTCCTGGTGAGCATCCTTTTACTGGTGCTCCTGGTCATCTGGATTGGCCCCCAGCAAATGTGGGAGGTTATAAAATCTGCCAATCCCTGGCTGATATTACTGGCAGTTTTCATACATCTTTTTGTGGTGTGGGTAAGGTCTCTAAGATGGGGTTATATTATCAATCAACCCTGGGAGTTTAAGAAGAACTTTATTGTCAAGATCATTGGACTTTTTGCAGGTAATTTCACCCCTATGCGCAGCGGTGGGGAGGTTTTAACCGCAGTTGCCGGTAAAAAAATCAATGAAATAACCCTTTCTGAGGGTTTGTCTGCAGGGTTAACCGAAAGATTCTTTGACGGATTTATTGTGGCAGTTCTACTGATCACCTGCGCATTTCTTCTTCCCAAAGTTAGATTAATAGCTATATTAGGAGGTTTAGCTTCCATTGGACTTTTAATACTCATCTACCTTATTAACTGGAGGGAGGATACCAGTTTATGGATTTATAACCGTTTTCATTCCATTATCAGATTCTTACCTATTAGTGAAGAAGTGGTGGAAAACTTCTATCATAAGTTCACCCAGGGATTACGGGGCATGATTGAGTACACCCAATCATTCAGCAGTTTTAAGAATCTTTCTATTGTTTTCATATTAACCGCAGCGTCATGGATTTTTGAATGTGCCCGTCTTTACGTGGTTTTCATGGCTTTCGATGTTGAAATTGGTTTTGCAGCCATTATAATCATCTTCCTCCTGGCCAATATCATTGGAATCGTGTCTGCCCTGCCTGGAGGTATTGGTTCTATTGAACTTTCCCTCACCGGTCTTTTCGTGCTTTTCGGAGTTCCAAGTGCATTGGGTGGAAGCATAGCCATGGTGGACCGCCTAGCTTCCTTCTGGCTTACTACTGTTCTGGGGATTATTTTCTCCGCTTATTATGCCCATGACATTCTTGATGAAATCAAAGGATACACTATCGGACTTAAAAGGTCTGGTAGATAA
- a CDS encoding PAS domain S-box protein produces MAEEIRVLILEDVPLDAELIETQLKREGLKFKSKMVEKEEEYRRALVDFKPSIILADHSLPQFDGITAMNLAHEIAPNTPFIFVSGKIGEDFAVEMLKEGATDYVLKNNLTKLPHAVKRALKEAKEKIEKLNAEQALKEREERYRTLFEYFPNYVVLLGLDGKIMDLNHAAAKFSPLSRDDTIGMHFTDLQSITGEDSSYYQELFKKFLDGEEVGPFESRLVSREGETRLMEIHPAPLLKNGELFAVQIIAQDITERKKAETEINASLKEKEMLLGEINSRVSNYMTMISSLLELQSVYMKDEENREVLKDNKNRVKSMLLIHDGFSQSEDFALIDFSKYIQKLIELITNSYNVDTDRIQMKTRTDGLMLDIDAAIPCGLIVNELLTNAVKHAFPGNQKGEVVVEFGLDNQENNVLIVNDNGVGLPDKINFKDSGTMGFQLVNKLVNQLKGSIILSRDKGTTFQIIWSESEY; encoded by the coding sequence ATGGCGGAAGAAATTAGAGTTCTAATATTGGAAGATGTGCCATTGGATGCTGAACTAATTGAAACACAGCTTAAAAGAGAGGGTCTAAAATTTAAATCCAAGATGGTGGAAAAAGAAGAAGAATATCGCCGAGCCCTGGTAGATTTCAAGCCGAGTATCATTCTGGCAGATCACTCCCTACCCCAGTTTGATGGCATCACTGCCATGAACTTGGCCCATGAAATCGCACCCAACACCCCCTTCATTTTTGTCAGCGGTAAAATAGGTGAGGATTTCGCTGTTGAAATGCTTAAAGAAGGTGCAACGGACTATGTACTTAAAAATAACCTTACTAAATTGCCTCACGCTGTCAAAAGAGCTTTAAAAGAGGCTAAAGAAAAGATTGAAAAGTTGAATGCGGAACAGGCTCTTAAAGAACGTGAAGAAAGATACAGGACTCTTTTTGAATATTTCCCCAATTATGTGGTACTTTTAGGATTAGATGGGAAGATTATGGATCTTAATCATGCTGCTGCAAAATTCAGCCCACTATCCCGTGATGATACCATAGGTATGCACTTCACAGATCTGCAGTCAATTACTGGGGAAGATTCTTCCTATTACCAGGAACTATTTAAAAAGTTCCTGGATGGTGAGGAAGTGGGTCCATTTGAATCTCGTCTTGTATCTCGAGAAGGCGAAACACGGCTAATGGAAATTCATCCTGCTCCTTTACTTAAAAATGGTGAATTATTCGCAGTACAAATAATAGCACAGGATATCACAGAACGTAAAAAGGCAGAAACAGAAATAAATGCATCCTTAAAGGAAAAAGAGATGCTTCTGGGCGAAATAAATAGTCGGGTAAGTAATTACATGACTATGATTTCCAGTCTCTTAGAACTCCAGTCAGTTTACATGAAAGATGAGGAGAATAGAGAAGTTTTAAAAGACAACAAGAATCGTGTGAAATCAATGTTACTCATACATGATGGATTTTCTCAATCTGAAGACTTTGCATTGATCGATTTTTCCAAATATATCCAAAAACTCATTGAACTCATCACCAACTCCTATAACGTAGATACAGATAGGATCCAGATGAAGACAAGAACCGATGGATTAATGCTGGATATTGATGCTGCCATACCCTGCGGACTAATTGTAAATGAATTGTTAACCAATGCTGTTAAACACGCCTTCCCTGGAAATCAAAAAGGAGAAGTTGTTGTGGAATTTGGTCTTGACAATCAGGAAAATAATGTTTTAATTGTAAATGATAACGGGGTGGGTCTTCCTGATAAGATCAATTTTAAAGATAGTGGAACAATGGGTTTTCAACTGGTTAACAAATTGGTGAATCAGTTAAAAGGTAGCATAATACTTTCCAGAGATAAAGGAACCACTTTCCAGATAATTTGGTCAGAATCGGAGTATTAA
- a CDS encoding exodeoxyribonuclease VII large subunit: MEDSKIFKLALFTAILGLVGMIVSANYITPQKVQIKDLNRGMLDKEVSVEGLVTGVSQSQKGGTYFLELMDGTGKMKLVIFESAASEIQKTSINIQNFDHRRISVVGRVTEYQGNLEVILKDASSLKILA; encoded by the coding sequence ATGGAAGATAGTAAGATCTTTAAACTGGCATTATTTACAGCAATTTTGGGATTGGTGGGTATGATTGTTTCTGCAAATTATATAACTCCTCAAAAAGTCCAAATCAAAGATTTGAATCGAGGAATGCTTGATAAAGAAGTTTCAGTTGAAGGATTGGTTACAGGAGTGAGCCAATCACAGAAGGGTGGAACATATTTCCTGGAGTTAATGGATGGAACAGGGAAGATGAAGTTGGTGATATTTGAGAGTGCAGCCTCTGAAATTCAGAAAACCAGTATAAATATTCAAAACTTCGATCATCGCCGTATAAGTGTTGTGGGGAGAGTTACAGAGTATCAGGGTAATCTGGAAGTTATCCTAAAGGATGCCAGTTCCCTGAAGATTTTAGCATAA
- a CDS encoding glycosyltransferase family 2 protein yields the protein MKIITIIPAYNEEKTIQKVVDGVKKYSHVLVVDDGSEDKTATLAKKGNARVIKHEKNRGKGAAIKTGLRYAIRNDYDMIVIIDGDGQHDPRCIPRLVEGMVGKDVIIGSRFMDIPPKNMPWQRRLSNGITTRLIRFVTGYHITDSQCGFRVISKKAAAFFVDINYNDYVYESEVLCKASENNLAVGEKPIECTYGNEKSYVRFRHVVHYIMFTLRLLVRKLLRRI from the coding sequence ATGAAAATCATAACTATTATTCCCGCTTATAATGAAGAAAAAACCATACAAAAAGTTGTGGATGGTGTTAAAAAGTACTCCCACGTCTTGGTTGTAGATGATGGATCTGAAGATAAAACCGCAACTCTGGCAAAAAAAGGCAATGCTAGAGTTATTAAACATGAAAAAAATCGTGGAAAAGGTGCAGCAATCAAAACTGGACTCAGATATGCTATTAGAAATGATTATGATATGATTGTAATTATTGATGGTGATGGTCAGCACGACCCTCGCTGTATACCTCGCTTGGTGGAGGGGATGGTTGGAAAAGATGTGATTATAGGATCACGTTTCATGGATATTCCACCTAAAAACATGCCCTGGCAACGCCGGCTTTCCAATGGAATAACCACCCGTCTGATAAGATTCGTGACAGGTTATCATATCACTGACAGCCAATGCGGATTTAGAGTAATATCTAAAAAAGCAGCAGCATTTTTTGTTGATATAAACTATAATGACTATGTTTATGAATCAGAAGTTCTGTGTAAAGCATCTGAAAACAACTTAGCTGTTGGGGAAAAGCCCATTGAGTGTACTTATGGTAATGAAAAGTCTTATGTTCGATTCCGTCATGTTGTGCATTATATTATGTTCACACTGCGCCTTCTGGTGCGTAAACTACTCCGGAGGATCTAA
- a CDS encoding glycosyltransferase family 39 protein: protein MNYSLLTQKRHFLLLIPALAALIIALIPTLKYQWPLSWDIYYHVHISKLYLAQGFTFWDSLTYAPYGRPIFYPPLFHYLLALISIIFHGDLFQVSRYLQPVFAFLLVLSFTCVAKEFYNLKIGILVGFFLFFTSVFHRAMLPIPETMALIFFPLAVYLYYRALEGKGSKYAVIAGIISGLMMLTHNLTALIMLGVVLLFTLALKIRKEKVDYKSLWIFLGFTLLVASIWWLPLIIQHGFVFNNPQTIIEGPVEYLIILGKTVGVPGIIFAILWSFIQFRKKNSDKVHELYCKDVLMIIWVLFLLVLSNVYLLGVSILIDRILNFLVFPVMVMAALGLESIKDLNGKKQVYDKLHRVLVVLLILGAVISGLNYAISVKPLVNDSQRDLAQWFAENGDKKGVVMSLTEGIDPVIVSISRQPVSTGGYQPGMVKVLDRDLYYSGTYTKEDVRRDKIKYFVESSPIPHQSYFTLVYQNKDYKVWRVDI, encoded by the coding sequence ATGAACTACTCCCTCCTTACCCAAAAAAGGCATTTTTTATTATTAATCCCAGCTTTAGCTGCTTTAATCATAGCATTAATTCCTACTTTGAAGTACCAGTGGCCTTTAAGTTGGGATATATATTATCATGTGCATATAAGCAAGCTTTATTTGGCTCAGGGATTCACCTTCTGGGACTCCTTAACCTACGCACCCTACGGAAGGCCCATATTCTATCCACCCCTCTTCCATTATCTCCTGGCACTTATTTCCATAATTTTCCATGGGGATCTATTCCAAGTTTCCCGATATCTGCAGCCTGTTTTCGCATTTCTATTGGTTTTATCATTTACTTGTGTGGCCAAAGAGTTCTACAATCTGAAAATAGGAATTTTAGTTGGATTTTTTTTGTTTTTCACTTCAGTGTTCCACAGGGCCATGTTACCCATACCTGAAACCATGGCTTTAATATTCTTTCCCCTGGCAGTTTACCTTTACTACAGGGCCTTAGAAGGAAAAGGATCAAAATATGCAGTTATAGCAGGTATTATCAGCGGATTAATGATGTTAACTCATAATCTCACCGCATTAATTATGCTGGGAGTGGTATTGCTATTCACATTAGCCTTGAAAATACGAAAGGAAAAAGTGGATTATAAGTCTTTATGGATATTTCTAGGTTTCACCCTTCTGGTGGCATCTATCTGGTGGCTTCCTTTAATCATTCAGCATGGATTTGTTTTCAATAATCCTCAAACAATTATAGAGGGGCCTGTTGAGTATTTAATCATATTGGGTAAGACAGTAGGTGTTCCAGGGATAATATTCGCTATTTTATGGTCATTCATCCAATTCAGGAAAAAAAATAGTGATAAAGTTCATGAATTGTACTGTAAAGATGTTTTAATGATTATATGGGTTTTATTCTTATTGGTATTGAGCAACGTCTATTTGCTGGGAGTTTCCATCTTAATTGATCGGATTTTAAACTTTCTAGTCTTTCCGGTGATGGTCATGGCAGCTCTGGGCCTGGAATCCATCAAAGATTTAAATGGTAAAAAACAGGTTTATGATAAATTACACCGGGTTTTAGTTGTTCTTCTTATACTTGGCGCAGTTATATCTGGTTTAAACTATGCTATTTCGGTTAAACCATTGGTAAATGACTCTCAAAGGGATTTAGCCCAATGGTTCGCTGAAAACGGGGATAAAAAGGGGGTAGTAATGTCTTTAACTGAAGGAATCGACCCTGTGATTGTTTCCATTTCAAGACAACCAGTCTCCACAGGAGGCTACCAGCCAGGAATGGTTAAAGTATTGGATCGAGACCTTTACTACAGTGGAACCTACACCAAAGAGGATGTTAGGAGGGATAAAATCAAATACTTTGTAGAGTCATCTCCCATACCTCACCAGAGTTATTTCACCCTGGTTTACCAGAACAAAGATTATAAAGTTTGGAGGGTAGATATCTAG
- a CDS encoding ferredoxin:glutaredoxin reductase — MIPNDISKETVDSFYQKVKEDAESAGYHLNPDETFTKELLKSILINQDRYGYGSCPCRLSAGDEKEDMDIICPCDYRDPDLDEFGACYCGLYVSRDILQGRKKLTSIPERRPGPDERSRNQESALEEHITSLYLPVWRCRVCGYLCAREEPPETCPICKVGKERFERFI; from the coding sequence ATGATTCCCAATGATATTTCCAAGGAAACTGTTGACAGTTTCTACCAGAAAGTTAAAGAAGACGCTGAATCTGCAGGTTACCATCTGAACCCTGATGAAACATTCACCAAGGAACTTCTTAAAAGCATCCTGATAAACCAGGATCGTTATGGTTATGGTTCATGTCCCTGTCGTCTGTCTGCAGGAGATGAGAAAGAAGATATGGATATAATATGTCCCTGTGACTATCGTGATCCTGATTTAGATGAATTTGGAGCATGTTACTGTGGATTGTATGTATCTCGAGATATACTGCAGGGAAGGAAAAAATTAACTTCCATACCTGAAAGACGTCCTGGCCCGGATGAAAGATCCAGAAATCAGGAAAGTGCCCTGGAAGAGCACATAACATCACTTTATTTGCCGGTGTGGAGGTGCCGTGTTTGCGGATACTTATGCGCCCGGGAAGAACCTCCAGAAACCTGTCCGATATGTAAAGTGGGTAAAGAGAGATTTGAAAGATTTATATGA
- a CDS encoding ATP-dependent DNA ligase, which yields MLYLELVRVYEDLESTTKRLEKTSILASFLKKVGDEEPQILPVVTLMSMGRILPTWSEEELGIGSKLLMKAISMAVGVSVADVENLMRETGDIGVATQELYQKKSQVTLFTRPLTISKVHGNLIKMVNISGNRAQFKKIDYLMELLSSASPLEAKYLSRTVLEELRVGVGEGTMRDAISQAFNIPTEVTERAHMLTNDMGLVSEVARMQGTEGLKKLTLKPGKPVKPMLAQLSPGIAESVEEMGWALCETKYDGIRVQIHRYGDKIDVFTRRLENISHALPEIADYIKKSLPHQDLIVEGEIIASRDGKPISFQYMLQRVRRKYEVEKMISKIPITLYLFDVLYYRKPVLDEPLKKRREILESMVTPDPGKLELSRQVKVTPPEIQKAHELFETSIKAGHEGIMIKDPNAPYMPGIRGKKMLKLKAEPETLDLVVVGGTYGTGKRAHLIGSYLMAIQDENGQFKPLAYAATGLDDKTLLELSEMVEPLIISKEGRKVKIQPSIILEIAFSEIVESPESETGYSLRFPVVKRIRNDRSLDEIDTLERIESIFRNSKKN from the coding sequence ATGCTTTACCTGGAATTAGTGAGAGTGTATGAAGATTTAGAATCCACCACCAAAAGGCTGGAGAAAACTTCCATATTGGCCAGTTTCCTTAAAAAAGTAGGTGATGAAGAACCTCAAATTCTCCCTGTAGTTACATTAATGTCTATGGGGCGAATTTTACCAACATGGAGTGAAGAAGAGCTGGGAATTGGTTCTAAACTTCTTATGAAAGCCATTTCAATGGCAGTTGGAGTTTCTGTTGCTGATGTGGAGAACCTGATGCGGGAAACTGGTGATATTGGAGTGGCTACTCAGGAACTGTATCAGAAAAAAAGTCAGGTAACTCTCTTCACCAGACCACTCACCATTAGTAAGGTACATGGCAATCTCATAAAAATGGTTAATATTTCTGGTAACCGGGCTCAATTCAAGAAAATTGATTATTTAATGGAGTTATTATCATCTGCATCACCCTTAGAGGCTAAATATTTATCTAGAACAGTTTTAGAAGAACTCAGAGTGGGTGTAGGTGAAGGCACCATGAGAGATGCCATATCCCAGGCATTTAACATCCCAACTGAAGTTACAGAAAGAGCTCACATGCTCACTAACGATATGGGACTAGTTTCTGAAGTCGCCAGGATGCAGGGAACAGAAGGATTGAAAAAGTTAACTCTAAAACCAGGCAAACCCGTAAAACCCATGCTGGCACAGCTTTCACCAGGAATAGCTGAAAGTGTTGAAGAAATGGGTTGGGCCCTGTGTGAAACTAAATATGATGGAATAAGGGTTCAAATTCATAGATATGGTGATAAAATAGATGTTTTCACCCGTAGACTGGAAAATATTTCCCATGCACTCCCAGAAATAGCAGATTATATAAAAAAATCACTCCCACACCAAGATTTAATTGTGGAGGGGGAGATAATTGCCAGCAGGGATGGGAAACCCATATCATTCCAGTACATGCTTCAGAGAGTGCGCAGGAAATATGAAGTTGAAAAAATGATTTCCAAGATACCAATCACCCTATATCTCTTTGACGTGCTTTATTACAGAAAACCAGTTTTGGATGAACCTTTAAAGAAAAGAAGGGAGATTTTAGAATCTATGGTCACCCCAGATCCTGGTAAACTGGAGCTTTCAAGACAGGTTAAAGTAACTCCTCCAGAAATCCAAAAGGCCCATGAACTTTTCGAAACATCAATTAAGGCGGGACATGAGGGGATCATGATTAAAGATCCTAATGCGCCATACATGCCGGGTATCAGGGGCAAGAAAATGCTAAAATTAAAGGCAGAACCAGAAACACTGGATTTGGTGGTGGTGGGTGGAACCTACGGAACAGGTAAAAGAGCGCACCTAATAGGATCCTATCTAATGGCAATTCAGGATGAAAACGGGCAGTTTAAACCTCTTGCCTATGCTGCCACAGGACTTGATGATAAAACATTGCTGGAGCTTTCTGAAATGGTGGAACCACTTATTATAAGCAAAGAGGGCAGAAAGGTTAAAATTCAACCTTCCATAATCTTGGAAATAGCCTTCAGTGAAATCGTGGAAAGTCCTGAATCAGAAACCGGGTATTCATTACGTTTCCCTGTTGTTAAAAGGATCAGGAATGATCGCAGTCTAGATGAAATTGATACTCTGGAGAGAATAGAATCTATTTTCAGGAATTCAAAAAAGAATTAA
- a CDS encoding DUF1724 domain-containing protein: MDYMFELYEQVKDDMKFFIASDVRAKILISLRSGSKNLADLRKEIHLSSSTILHGMNQLEQKNFIFRESGNYSLSQTGEVVANKLIDVMRSFYSLNLCEGLFLNHDISCIPPELFKDIGCLEKAFIVKSTSTNIMRPQEVLSEFLAKSKNFKQLTSVYNPSSVQIFLETLEKKGKVQLIMTEGIIEKLVETAGAEKLEKWIKKGNLQLMKIDEDVKISLTSGDNFIALGLFSTDGAYDLNISLISHGDEAISWGSRLFDYYLHQATPVTLDKQGIHDEIMVMEK; the protein is encoded by the coding sequence ATGGATTATATGTTTGAGCTGTATGAGCAAGTTAAGGATGATATGAAGTTTTTCATAGCTTCTGATGTGAGAGCTAAGATTTTAATCAGTTTAAGAAGTGGTTCAAAGAATCTGGCTGATTTACGAAAGGAAATTCACTTGAGTTCCTCAACCATATTGCATGGGATGAATCAACTGGAACAGAAAAATTTCATTTTCCGGGAATCAGGTAACTATTCTCTCTCCCAAACAGGTGAAGTTGTTGCCAATAAATTAATCGATGTAATGCGTTCATTCTATTCTTTAAACCTCTGCGAAGGTCTTTTCTTAAATCATGACATTAGCTGTATCCCTCCAGAACTATTTAAGGATATAGGGTGCCTGGAAAAAGCATTCATTGTCAAATCAACCAGCACTAACATAATGAGGCCTCAAGAAGTTTTATCAGAATTTTTAGCCAAAAGCAAAAATTTCAAACAGCTAACATCGGTATACAACCCTTCAAGTGTTCAGATATTCCTAGAAACTCTGGAGAAAAAGGGCAAAGTTCAGCTGATAATGACCGAAGGCATCATTGAAAAATTAGTGGAAACTGCTGGCGCGGAAAAACTGGAAAAATGGATAAAAAAGGGTAATCTGCAGTTAATGAAAATTGATGAGGATGTTAAAATATCTCTAACTTCTGGTGATAATTTCATTGCTCTGGGATTATTCTCAACTGACGGAGCATATGATTTAAACATTTCTCTAATCAGCCATGGAGACGAAGCTATTTCATGGGGTAGCAGATTGTTCGATTATTATCTCCACCAAGCCACTCCAGTAACACTGGATAAACAAGGAATACATGATGAGATAATGGTCATGGAAAAATAG